From Phaeobacter sp. A36a-5a, the proteins below share one genomic window:
- a CDS encoding ETC complex I subunit has translation MRARIYRPAKNAMTSGMAKTRKWVLDFVPTSAREVDPLMGWTSSHDTQSQVRLRFDTKEAALEYAEANGIDAIVTEPKTRKANIRAGGYGENFATNRRAPWTH, from the coding sequence ATGCGAGCGCGGATTTATCGGCCAGCCAAGAATGCCATGACCTCCGGTATGGCCAAGACCCGCAAATGGGTCCTGGATTTCGTGCCCACCAGCGCGCGGGAAGTGGATCCGCTGATGGGCTGGACCTCCTCACATGACACCCAAAGCCAGGTCCGCCTGCGGTTCGACACCAAGGAAGCGGCGCTGGAATACGCCGAGGCCAATGGCATCGACGCCATCGTGACCGAACCAAAGACCCGCAAGGCCAACATCCGGGCGGGCGGCTACGGCGAAAACTTCGCCACCAACCGCCGCGCCCCCTGGACGCACTAG
- the uvrB gene encoding excinuclease ABC subunit UvrB, translated as MPYAHSDKSMPMMADRAPQQRPKLEGGRKFVMHTEFDPAGDQPTAIKELSEGVLEGERNQVLLGATGTGKTFTMAKVIEETQRPAIILAPNKTLAAQLYGEFKGFFPENSVEYFVSFYDYYQPEAYVARSDTYIEKESQINEQIDRMRHSATRALLERDDVIIIASVSCIYGIGSVETYSAMTQDLKVGDEYDQRQVMADLVAQQYKRNDQAFQRGSFRVRGDSLEIFPAHLEDRAWRLSFFGEELEGITEFDPLTGEKTGSFDQIRVYANSHYVTPKPTLKQAVISIKEELKMRLDQLVGEGKLLEAQRLEQRTNFDIEMLEATGHCNGIENYSRYLTGRAPGEPPPTLFEFIPDNAIVFADESHVSVPQIGGMYKGDHRRKFTLAEHGFRLPSCMDNRPLKFEEWDAMRPQSVFVSATPSAWEIEQSGGVFAEQVIRPTGLLDPQVEIRPVSMQVDDLLDEVRRVTADGFRTLVTTLTKRMAEDLTEYLHEQGIKVRYMHSDIDTLERIEILRDLRLGAFDVLIGINLLREGLDIPECGLVAILDADKEGFLRSETSLIQTIGRAARNAEGRVIMYADRITGSMERALGETNRRRDKQIAYNLEHGITPATVKKNVEDVLAGLYAGDVDMNRVTATLDKPMHGANLEAHLAGLREQMRKAAENLEFEEAARLRDEVKRLEAVDLAISDDPLARQSAVEAASEAAVKSRGRSTAGKAGTRAYRGKSQKKFS; from the coding sequence ATGCCATACGCCCATTCCGACAAATCCATGCCGATGATGGCCGACCGCGCGCCGCAGCAGCGTCCCAAGCTGGAAGGCGGGCGGAAATTTGTCATGCACACCGAGTTCGATCCGGCGGGCGACCAGCCCACCGCCATCAAGGAACTCTCCGAAGGTGTGCTGGAGGGCGAGCGCAATCAGGTGCTGCTGGGCGCCACCGGCACCGGCAAGACCTTTACCATGGCGAAGGTGATCGAGGAGACCCAGCGCCCGGCCATTATTCTTGCCCCAAACAAGACGCTGGCGGCGCAATTATACGGCGAATTCAAAGGCTTCTTTCCCGAAAACTCGGTCGAATACTTCGTCTCCTTCTACGACTATTACCAGCCGGAGGCCTATGTCGCGCGCTCTGACACCTATATCGAGAAGGAAAGCCAGATCAACGAACAGATCGACCGGATGCGCCACTCAGCGACCCGTGCACTGCTGGAACGGGACGATGTGATCATCATCGCGTCGGTCTCCTGCATCTACGGTATCGGTTCGGTCGAGACCTATTCGGCGATGACGCAGGACCTGAAGGTCGGCGACGAATATGACCAGCGGCAGGTGATGGCCGATCTGGTTGCCCAGCAGTACAAGCGCAACGATCAGGCGTTTCAGCGCGGCTCCTTCCGGGTGCGCGGCGATTCGCTGGAGATTTTCCCGGCCCACCTTGAGGATCGCGCCTGGCGGCTGTCCTTCTTTGGCGAGGAGCTGGAAGGCATCACCGAGTTCGACCCGCTCACCGGGGAAAAGACCGGCAGCTTCGACCAGATCCGGGTCTATGCGAATTCGCATTACGTGACGCCGAAACCAACGCTGAAACAGGCGGTGATCTCGATCAAGGAAGAGCTGAAAATGCGGCTCGACCAGCTGGTTGGTGAGGGCAAGCTGCTGGAGGCGCAGCGGCTGGAACAGCGCACCAATTTTGACATTGAAATGCTGGAAGCCACCGGCCATTGCAACGGGATCGAGAATTATTCGCGCTATCTGACGGGCCGCGCACCGGGCGAGCCGCCGCCGACCCTGTTTGAATTCATTCCCGACAATGCCATTGTTTTTGCGGATGAATCCCATGTCTCCGTGCCGCAGATCGGCGGCATGTACAAAGGCGACCATAGGCGCAAATTCACCCTCGCGGAACATGGTTTCCGCCTGCCATCGTGCATGGACAACCGTCCCCTCAAATTCGAGGAATGGGACGCGATGCGTCCGCAGTCGGTGTTTGTTTCCGCCACGCCCTCGGCCTGGGAAATCGAACAGTCCGGCGGCGTCTTTGCCGAGCAGGTGATCCGCCCCACCGGCCTTCTGGATCCGCAGGTGGAGATCCGACCGGTCTCGATGCAGGTGGATGATCTGCTGGACGAGGTGCGCCGTGTCACCGCCGATGGGTTCCGCACCCTTGTGACCACGCTGACCAAACGCATGGCCGAGGACCTGACCGAATACCTGCACGAACAGGGCATCAAGGTGCGCTACATGCACTCCGACATCGACACGCTGGAGCGGATCGAGATCCTGCGCGATCTGCGGCTTGGCGCTTTTGACGTGCTCATTGGCATCAACCTTTTGCGCGAGGGGCTGGATATTCCCGAATGCGGATTGGTCGCGATTCTCGATGCCGACAAGGAGGGTTTCCTGCGCTCGGAGACCTCGCTGATCCAGACCATTGGCCGCGCCGCGCGGAACGCCGAGGGCCGCGTCATCATGTATGCCGATCGGATCACCGGCTCGATGGAGCGCGCGCTTGGTGAGACCAACCGCCGCCGTGACAAGCAGATCGCCTATAACCTTGAACATGGCATCACGCCCGCGACGGTGAAAAAGAACGTCGAGGATGTGCTGGCCGGTCTTTATGCGGGCGATGTGGATATGAACCGCGTGACCGCAACCCTCGACAAACCGATGCACGGCGCCAATCTGGAGGCCCATCTGGCCGGGCTGCGCGAACAGATGCGCAAGGCGGCGGAGAACCTGGAGTTCGAGGAGGCAGCCCGGCTGCGCGACGAGGTCAAACGGCTGGAAGCGGTGGATCTGGCGATTTCCGACGATCCGCTGGCGCGGCAGTCCGCCGTCGAAGCCGCATCGGAGGCGGCGGTCAAATCACGGGGCCGGTCCACTGCGGGCAAGGCCGGGACACGGGCCTATCGCGGCAAATCGCAGAAGAAATTTTCATAG
- a CDS encoding PLD nuclease N-terminal domain-containing protein, with protein sequence MGYSLLGLLILIADLYAIYQVLTSGASTAAKVIWTLVILVLPVIGLIAWLIAGPRGSKAHI encoded by the coding sequence ATGGGTTACAGTCTTCTTGGTCTGCTTATTCTTATCGCTGACCTCTACGCGATCTACCAGGTCCTGACATCCGGCGCATCGACCGCAGCCAAGGTGATCTGGACCCTTGTTATCCTGGTCCTGCCGGTGATCGGCCTGATCGCATGGCTGATCGCAGGCCCACGCGGCAGCAAAGCTCATATCTAA
- a CDS encoding TFIIB-type zinc ribbon-containing protein: MQCPIDGAQLVMTDRAGVEIDYCPQCRGVWLDRGELDKIIERSSQPAPQPQPRQQDSYRPEKRDSDRHYSEKRYKKKRGGFLEDLFDF, from the coding sequence ATGCAATGTCCAATTGACGGCGCCCAGCTGGTAATGACCGACCGGGCCGGTGTGGAAATCGACTATTGTCCGCAATGCCGGGGTGTCTGGCTTGATCGCGGTGAATTGGATAAAATCATCGAACGGTCCAGCCAGCCAGCGCCGCAGCCGCAGCCCCGGCAGCAGGACAGCTATCGCCCTGAAAAACGCGATTCAGACCGGCATTATTCGGAAAAACGCTACAAGAAAAAACGGGGTGGTTTTCTTGAGGACCTGTTTGATTTCTGA
- a CDS encoding universal stress protein, producing the protein MYHNILVPISFDPDRDVSAPLKLAGLLATPEARITLLHVVEQVPAYAISYMPVDYLEGTRKALQAELDGLAQTLPNATGLLIDGHSGRSILDWAEQNAPDLIIIASHRPGMQDLLLGSTATQVVRHAACAVHVVR; encoded by the coding sequence ATGTATCATAATATTCTTGTCCCGATTTCGTTTGATCCCGACCGCGATGTGAGCGCCCCGCTAAAGCTGGCGGGGCTGCTGGCCACGCCAGAGGCCCGGATCACCCTTCTGCATGTGGTCGAACAGGTGCCGGCCTATGCGATTTCCTATATGCCGGTCGATTATCTGGAGGGCACCCGCAAGGCGCTTCAGGCGGAGCTGGACGGCCTGGCCCAGACATTGCCCAACGCGACCGGGCTGCTGATTGATGGCCATTCCGGTCGCTCGATTCTGGACTGGGCCGAACAGAACGCACCCGACCTTATCATCATCGCCTCGCACCGGCCGGGGATGCAGGACCTGCTGCTGGGATCGACCGCCACGCAGGTGGTGCGCCACGCGGCCTGTGCGGTGCATGTCGTGCGCTGA
- a CDS encoding antibiotic biosynthesis monooxygenase family protein has translation MPTIATNTETQTVITTFEMTPGTCQDLLDALTEAYAEFISHQPGFISAGLHVNDAQTRIANYSQWRRREDFMAMLRSTEMRNRNRKINELCRSFEPVMYEVAATF, from the coding sequence ATGCCGACGATAGCGACCAATACCGAAACCCAAACCGTGATCACCACCTTTGAGATGACGCCGGGCACCTGTCAGGATCTGCTGGATGCCCTGACCGAAGCCTATGCGGAGTTCATTTCGCATCAGCCGGGCTTTATCTCTGCCGGGTTGCATGTGAATGACGCCCAGACGCGGATCGCCAATTATTCGCAGTGGCGGCGGCGGGAGGATTTTATGGCCATGCTGCGCAGCACCGAGATGCGCAACCGCAATCGCAAGATCAACGAGCTTTGTCGCAGTTTTGAACCGGTGATGTATGAGGTTGCAGCAACCTTTTGA
- a CDS encoding glycosyl hydrolase family 28-related protein, with product MNIAITDGVELMPPAFAEGLNNWSSGNGTPGSDTYQGAANAAFVAADADFGGCLELQKTASVQKLRNMTRTMLTPGCYLQVTARVKAVSGALPTVRIAAWAGQSGGGHLGGVVETGAGTSLSTYGKVVEVSAIIGTGSRNGVDMAWGLEGRFAHVGLDLIGPNGGVVRVDDIEVRDVTGVFLRNMISLVDVTDYGAIGDGSTDNTAAFEAADAAAAGRRVLVPAGEFYLGSTVSMNHEVQFEGTVRMPTSRMLLLTRNFDFPSYAAAFGDEELGFKKAFQALLNNADHESLDLCGRKVTLRGPVDMQAAVPNKTSYATRRVIRNGQLEAAANAAWDTDTITAQATYSTSASRKLTNVANIANIPVGALVEGSGVGREIYVRDKNVGAGELTLTAPLYDAVGTQQYTFRDFKYMLDFSGFSALSKFGMTEVEIQCDGRCSGIRLAPTGTVFSLDHCFISRPRNRGITSIGSGCQGILIDNCQFLSDEEPLNVGARQSIALNVNANDAKLRNNRATKFRHFALLGGQNQTVTGNHFFQGDTVADGSRTAGLILTSTNCASTVSDNYIDNCFVEWTNERDARPDFTSGFSFSALSITDNVFLSGDVAPWFSYIVVKPYGSGHFLNGMTVSGNKFRSINGTIERAERVDTSFSDLDFSRTRDIFYEGNTYHNVSTAVANPLRIEHVQGSAATTWTVDTQDALPFRGQARGIDSVVAIGPVELGGGADRHAMPYAKLRVGSRRDQVQLVWPEAVRGTVQVTVRVDR from the coding sequence ATGAACATAGCGATCACTGACGGCGTAGAGCTGATGCCCCCGGCCTTTGCCGAGGGGCTCAACAACTGGTCCAGCGGCAATGGCACACCGGGGTCGGACACCTATCAGGGCGCGGCCAATGCGGCCTTTGTCGCGGCGGACGCCGATTTTGGCGGCTGTCTTGAACTGCAAAAGACCGCTTCGGTGCAGAAACTGCGCAATATGACCCGCACCATGCTGACGCCGGGCTGCTATTTGCAGGTCACCGCGCGGGTAAAGGCGGTCAGCGGTGCCCTGCCAACCGTTCGCATCGCGGCCTGGGCCGGGCAGTCGGGCGGCGGTCATCTGGGCGGCGTGGTCGAGACCGGGGCGGGCACCAGCCTGTCGACCTACGGAAAAGTGGTTGAGGTATCGGCCATTATCGGCACCGGCAGCCGCAATGGCGTCGATATGGCCTGGGGGCTTGAGGGGCGCTTTGCCCATGTGGGGCTGGATCTGATCGGGCCAAATGGCGGCGTGGTGCGGGTCGACGATATCGAGGTACGCGATGTCACCGGGGTCTTCCTGCGCAATATGATCAGCCTGGTGGATGTGACCGACTATGGCGCAATCGGTGATGGCAGCACCGACAATACCGCCGCCTTTGAGGCGGCTGATGCCGCGGCCGCCGGCCGTCGTGTACTGGTCCCTGCGGGGGAATTCTACCTCGGCAGCACCGTGTCGATGAACCATGAGGTCCAGTTTGAAGGCACCGTCCGCATGCCCACCAGCCGGATGCTGCTGCTGACCCGCAATTTCGATTTCCCCAGCTATGCCGCGGCTTTCGGGGATGAGGAACTGGGCTTCAAGAAGGCGTTTCAGGCGCTGTTGAACAATGCCGATCATGAATCGCTGGATCTGTGCGGGCGCAAGGTGACCCTGCGCGGACCCGTCGATATGCAGGCGGCGGTCCCCAACAAGACCAGCTACGCGACCCGCCGGGTGATCCGTAACGGCCAGCTGGAGGCTGCCGCCAATGCCGCCTGGGACACCGATACCATCACCGCTCAGGCAACCTATAGCACCAGCGCATCCCGCAAGCTGACAAATGTCGCCAATATCGCCAATATTCCCGTTGGCGCGCTTGTCGAAGGCAGCGGCGTCGGGCGCGAAATCTACGTCCGGGACAAGAACGTGGGCGCGGGCGAACTGACCCTGACCGCGCCGCTTTATGATGCGGTGGGCACCCAGCAATACACCTTTCGCGACTTCAAATACATGTTGGATTTCAGCGGCTTCAGCGCGCTCAGTAAATTCGGCATGACCGAAGTCGAGATTCAGTGCGACGGGCGCTGTAGCGGCATTCGTCTGGCCCCGACCGGCACCGTGTTCAGCCTGGACCACTGCTTTATCTCGCGGCCACGAAACCGCGGCATCACCTCAATCGGATCCGGCTGTCAGGGTATCCTGATCGACAATTGCCAGTTCCTGTCCGATGAAGAGCCGCTGAATGTCGGCGCCCGGCAATCCATCGCGCTGAACGTCAACGCCAATGATGCCAAGCTGCGCAACAATCGCGCCACCAAGTTCCGCCATTTCGCATTGCTGGGTGGCCAGAACCAGACGGTGACCGGCAACCACTTCTTTCAGGGCGATACCGTTGCCGATGGCAGCCGCACCGCCGGTCTAATCCTGACCAGCACCAATTGCGCCTCGACCGTGTCGGACAATTACATCGACAATTGTTTTGTCGAATGGACCAATGAACGCGATGCCCGCCCCGATTTCACCAGCGGCTTCTCCTTCAGCGCCCTGTCGATCACCGACAATGTGTTCCTGTCCGGCGATGTCGCCCCCTGGTTCAGCTACATCGTGGTAAAGCCTTATGGCAGCGGCCATTTTCTGAACGGGATGACCGTGTCGGGGAATAAATTCCGCTCCATCAACGGCACCATCGAGCGGGCAGAGCGGGTCGATACCAGCTTCTCCGACCTCGATTTCAGCCGCACCAGGGATATCTTCTACGAGGGCAACACCTATCACAACGTCTCAACCGCGGTGGCCAACCCGCTCAGGATTGAACATGTGCAGGGCAGCGCGGCCACGACCTGGACCGTCGACACCCAGGATGCGCTGCCATTTCGCGGTCAGGCACGGGGCATCGACAGCGTCGTCGCCATTGGCCCGGTAGAGCTCGGCGGCGGCGCCGATCGCCATGCTATGCCCTATGCCAAGCTGCGCGTCGGCAGCCGTCGCGATCAGGTCCAGCTGGTCTGGCCGGAGGCGGTGCGCGGCACGGTGCAGGTAACGGTGCGTGTGGACAGGTGA
- a CDS encoding DUF4864 domain-containing protein, giving the protein MRKFLLMSVSVALLSLPVPGAAEGRDSAITGVITDQIAAFLRRDSEAAFAHASPMIQGLFGNSERFAQMVQSGYPMVWQPDEVRYLGLRTVAGGLWQRVMITDPEGRVHLLDYQMVETPTGWKINAVQLLTEDAPAT; this is encoded by the coding sequence ATGCGCAAGTTTTTGTTGATGAGTGTTTCTGTCGCCCTGTTGTCGCTGCCGGTTCCGGGTGCCGCCGAGGGGCGCGATAGCGCGATAACCGGGGTGATCACAGATCAGATCGCCGCCTTTCTCAGGCGTGATTCCGAGGCCGCCTTTGCCCATGCGTCGCCGATGATTCAGGGGCTGTTCGGCAATTCCGAGCGATTTGCACAGATGGTGCAGTCGGGCTACCCGATGGTCTGGCAACCGGATGAGGTGCGCTATCTGGGGCTGCGCACCGTGGCCGGTGGCCTGTGGCAGCGGGTGATGATCACCGATCCAGAGGGGCGGGTACATCTTCTGGATTATCAGATGGTTGAGACCCCGACCGGCTGGAAGATCAACGCCGTTCAGCTGCTGACGGAGGATGCGCCCGCGACCTGA
- a CDS encoding lysine--tRNA ligase, with protein sequence MSDLREEALKSKAWPFEEARRVLKRYAKGAPEKGYVLFETGYGPSGLPHIGTFGEVARTTMIKKAFEVISDIPTKLICFSDDLDGMRKIPGNVPNADSLQDHLQKPLTSVPDPFGEYESFGHHNNAMLRRFLDTFGFEYEFYSATEFYGSGQFDEILKRAVDKYDDIMAIMLKSLREERRQTYSIFLPIHPDTGRVLYVPMKKVCAETYSITFDDEDGKEWTLPVTGGNVKLQWKPDFGARWAALGVDFEMYGKDHSTNTPIYDGICRVLGVPAPEHFTYELFLDANGQKISKTSGNGISIDEWLTYASTESLAYFMYLKPKTAKRMHFDVIPKAVDEYHQQLRAYHTQDLKGQLNNPVWHIHAGDVPQSDMVVPFSMLLNLASASSAEDKATMWGFINKYAPDATPESNPTMDQAAGFAVAYFNDFVKPAKTYRLPTDQERAALQDLADALKSPEAALAAIAKKNEIAGSTDPLPEADFADEEFLQSVVFAIGKIHGFEPLRAWFSAIYEVLLGATQGPRFGGFIALYGVEDTITLIDQALAGELV encoded by the coding sequence ATGTCTGATCTGCGCGAAGAAGCTCTGAAGAGCAAAGCCTGGCCGTTTGAAGAAGCCCGCCGGGTTCTCAAACGTTATGCCAAGGGCGCGCCGGAAAAGGGCTATGTCCTGTTCGAAACCGGCTATGGCCCCTCTGGCCTGCCGCATATCGGCACCTTTGGCGAGGTGGCCCGCACCACGATGATCAAGAAAGCCTTCGAGGTGATCTCGGATATTCCGACGAAGCTGATCTGCTTTTCGGATGATCTCGACGGGATGCGCAAGATCCCCGGCAACGTGCCAAATGCCGACAGCCTACAGGACCACCTGCAAAAGCCGCTGACCTCGGTGCCGGATCCCTTTGGCGAATACGAGAGCTTTGGCCATCATAACAACGCCATGCTGCGCCGGTTCCTTGATACCTTCGGCTTTGAGTATGAGTTCTATTCGGCCACCGAATTCTACGGCTCCGGTCAGTTCGACGAGATCCTGAAGCGCGCCGTCGACAAATACGACGACATCATGGCGATCATGCTGAAGTCCCTGCGCGAAGAGCGCCGTCAGACCTATTCGATCTTCCTGCCGATCCACCCGGACACCGGCCGCGTGCTCTATGTGCCGATGAAGAAGGTCTGCGCCGAGACCTATTCCATCACCTTTGATGACGAGGACGGCAAGGAATGGACTCTGCCGGTGACCGGCGGCAACGTGAAACTTCAGTGGAAGCCCGACTTCGGCGCCCGCTGGGCGGCACTTGGCGTTGATTTCGAGATGTACGGCAAGGATCACTCCACCAATACGCCGATCTATGATGGCATCTGCCGGGTGCTGGGCGTCCCGGCGCCGGAGCATTTCACCTATGAGCTGTTCCTCGATGCCAACGGTCAGAAGATCTCCAAGACCTCGGGCAACGGGATTTCCATTGATGAATGGCTGACCTATGCCTCGACCGAGAGCCTGGCCTATTTCATGTATCTGAAGCCCAAGACGGCGAAGCGGATGCACTTCGATGTGATCCCCAAGGCGGTGGACGAATACCACCAGCAGCTGCGCGCCTATCACACCCAGGATCTGAAGGGACAGCTGAACAACCCGGTCTGGCACATCCACGCAGGCGATGTGCCGCAGTCGGATATGGTGGTGCCATTCTCGATGCTGTTGAACCTCGCTTCGGCCTCCAGCGCCGAGGATAAGGCAACCATGTGGGGCTTCATCAACAAATACGCCCCCGACGCGACGCCAGAGAGCAACCCGACCATGGATCAGGCGGCGGGCTTTGCGGTGGCCTATTTCAACGATTTCGTGAAACCGGCAAAGACCTATCGCCTGCCCACCGATCAGGAGCGTGCGGCGCTTCAGGACCTGGCGGATGCGCTGAAATCGCCCGAAGCCGCGCTGGCCGCGATTGCCAAGAAGAACGAGATCGCAGGCAGCACCGACCCGCTGCCCGAGGCCGATTTCGCGGATGAGGAATTCCTGCAATCCGTTGTCTTTGCCATCGGCAAGATCCACGGGTTCGAGCCGCTGCGCGCCTGGTTCTCGGCCATCTACGAGGTGCTGCTGGGCGCCACGCAGGGGCCTCGTTTCGGCGGGTTCATCGCCCTTTACGGGGTCGAGGACACCATCACGCTGATTGATCAGGCGCTGGCGGGTGAGCTGGTCTGA
- a CDS encoding tellurite resistance TerB family protein, which yields MNTQTANPFTPQDCLVALMVAVSASDENIRTAELVKIQSAVNMLPVFADYDIDRMNRTSQTVFDLFEQEDGLDALFGLIREDLPERLFETAYALACDVAAADGSLAESELRLLEEIRYELNIDRLHAAAIERGARARHMV from the coding sequence ATGAACACCCAGACCGCCAACCCCTTTACCCCGCAGGATTGCCTCGTTGCGCTGATGGTGGCGGTTTCGGCCTCGGATGAGAATATCCGCACCGCCGAGCTGGTGAAAATCCAATCCGCCGTCAACATGCTGCCGGTCTTTGCCGATTACGACATCGACCGGATGAACCGCACCTCGCAGACGGTGTTTGACCTTTTCGAGCAGGAGGACGGGCTGGATGCGCTGTTCGGCCTGATCCGCGAGGATCTGCCCGAGCGGCTGTTTGAGACCGCCTATGCACTGGCCTGCGATGTGGCCGCGGCCGATGGCAGCCTTGCCGAGTCGGAGCTGCGGCTGCTGGAAGAAATCCGCTATGAGCTGAACATCGACCGGCTGCACGCCGCCGCCATCGAGCGCGGCGCCCGCGCCCGCCATATGGTCTGA
- a CDS encoding GNAT family N-acetyltransferase encodes MTTLTTAPRLTTSRLVLRGPERDDLTAFTRFMTSAPSMIEQGEAITPDQAWFGFLTGVGHWHWHGFGFFMVTLRDSRQPVGRVGLIKHSNWPEIELAWHLFEGAEGQGFATEAAIAVRAWASKDLGLDRLYSYIDQDNIKSQAVARRLGAVTDGTRAPHEPQAEIWIHAMTRR; translated from the coding sequence ATGACAACGCTCACAACCGCGCCTCGGCTGACAACTTCGCGGTTGGTCCTGCGAGGACCCGAGCGTGACGACCTGACCGCCTTTACCCGCTTCATGACCAGCGCCCCGTCGATGATTGAACAGGGTGAGGCGATCACCCCAGACCAGGCCTGGTTCGGGTTTCTGACTGGGGTTGGCCACTGGCATTGGCACGGTTTTGGCTTCTTTATGGTCACATTGCGCGACAGCCGCCAGCCGGTTGGTCGCGTCGGCCTTATCAAACATTCCAACTGGCCCGAGATTGAGCTGGCCTGGCATCTGTTTGAAGGGGCCGAGGGGCAGGGTTTTGCCACCGAAGCGGCCATAGCCGTCAGGGCATGGGCTTCCAAGGATCTGGGGCTGGATCGGCTCTACAGCTATATTGATCAGGACAACATAAAGTCGCAGGCCGTGGCGAGGCGGCTGGGGGCTGTGACAGACGGCACCCGTGCACCGCATGAGCCGCAGGCAGAGATCTGGATCCACGCGATGACCCGCCGTTAG
- the dacB gene encoding D-alanyl-D-alanine carboxypeptidase/D-alanyl-D-alanine endopeptidase gives MISRRFFLTSGLASVAAQTALANAPAVSLRPVARDPASLISAGGGLKGLLARAGLSGQIACAVADVKSGLRLEAEGAASALPPASVAKALTALYALDALGPDHRFTTQIVATGGISGGVVGGDLVLVGGGDPMLNTDNLARLAQALKAAGVREVRGAFRIWEGALPQIASIDPGQPDHVGYSPAISGLALNYNRVHFEWKRAGQGWAVTMDARTEKYRPEVSIATMKIAQRSLPVYSYSERNDTDHWTVASQALGKGGARWLPVRHPGAYAADVFRTMARANGIKLGAPKPANAPPSGQVVAHHNSPPLDLMLKATLKYSNNLMAEMIGLAATQARGGRPRTLKDSAAAMNSWAAATYGMTNTRLVDHSGLGEASRITPDDMVSALVASYRDGRLKPLLKSFPMRDSKGRVLKAHPIKVTAKTGTLNFVSGLGGFMTATDGTVLAFAIFSADQQARARIPRAERERPKGAQSWNRRAKKLQQSLIERWGRVYGS, from the coding sequence ATGATTTCGCGACGATTTTTTCTGACCTCCGGCCTTGCCTCCGTGGCGGCGCAGACAGCCCTGGCCAATGCGCCGGCTGTTTCTCTGCGCCCGGTGGCACGGGATCCTGCCAGCCTGATCAGCGCCGGCGGCGGGCTGAAGGGGCTCCTGGCGCGCGCGGGCCTCTCTGGGCAGATTGCCTGCGCCGTGGCGGACGTCAAAAGCGGACTGCGGCTTGAGGCTGAGGGCGCCGCGTCGGCCCTGCCGCCGGCCAGCGTCGCCAAGGCGCTGACCGCTCTTTATGCGCTCGATGCGCTGGGGCCGGACCATCGCTTTACCACGCAGATTGTGGCCACCGGCGGGATCAGCGGCGGCGTGGTCGGCGGCGATCTGGTGCTGGTGGGCGGCGGCGATCCGATGCTCAACACCGACAATCTCGCGCGGCTGGCGCAGGCGCTGAAGGCGGCCGGCGTCCGCGAGGTGCGCGGTGCCTTCCGGATCTGGGAGGGGGCGCTGCCGCAGATCGCCTCGATCGACCCGGGTCAGCCCGATCACGTCGGCTACAGCCCGGCCATTTCTGGCCTCGCGCTCAATTACAACCGGGTGCATTTCGAATGGAAACGCGCAGGGCAGGGCTGGGCGGTGACCATGGATGCCCGCACCGAGAAATATCGCCCCGAAGTCTCCATTGCCACGATGAAGATCGCGCAGCGCAGCCTGCCGGTCTACAGCTATTCCGAACGCAACGACACCGATCATTGGACCGTCGCCAGCCAGGCTCTGGGCAAAGGCGGCGCGCGCTGGCTGCCGGTGCGCCATCCGGGCGCCTATGCCGCCGATGTGTTCCGCACCATGGCGCGCGCGAACGGGATCAAGCTGGGCGCGCCGAAACCGGCCAACGCGCCGCCCTCGGGGCAGGTGGTGGCCCATCACAACAGCCCGCCGCTTGATCTGATGCTGAAGGCGACGCTGAAATATTCCAACAACCTGATGGCCGAGATGATTGGCCTTGCGGCAACGCAGGCGCGTGGTGGCCGGCCGCGCACGCTGAAGGATTCGGCGGCGGCGATGAACAGCTGGGCTGCGGCAACCTATGGCATGACCAATACCCGGCTGGTGGATCATTCCGGTCTGGGCGAGGCGTCGCGGATCACACCGGATGACATGGTCAGCGCGCTGGTGGCCTCCTATCGGGACGGGCGGCTGAAACCGCTGCTCAAATCCTTCCCGATGCGCGACAGTAAGGGGCGCGTGCTGAAAGCGCATCCGATCAAGGTCACCGCCAAGACTGGCACGCTCAATTTCGTATCGGGTCTGGGCGGCTTCATGACCGCGACCGACGGCACCGTGCTGGCCTTTGCCATATTCAGCGCCGACCAGCAGGCCCGCGCACGCATACCCCGCGCCGAACGCGAGCGCCCCAAAGGCGCGCAAAGCTGGAATCGCCGCGCCAAAAAGCTGCAACAGAGCCTGATCGAACGCTGGGGCCGCGTCTACGGCAGCTGA